The Balneolaceae bacterium genomic interval ATAATCAGTATATACACAACAGTAAATACGTAAATAATCACCATCAGGGGAACCGCTCGTGAAGCCACGCTGCCAATCCGTTGAATTCCACCAAATATGACGAGTGAAACCAGTGTTACCAAAATGATGCCCATAATGATGTCTGACAATCGAAATCCTTCAGCGGTTAAGATAGAATCAGACAAAACCATTGTGTTATAACCCAGAAGCGAATGCTCCGCAAGCACCGTATCGCGTATAATTTGTGTGAGCTGATTGGCCTGGAATATGGGTGCGCAACCAATCAAACCAGCCAAACTGAAAAACGCAGCCAATGGTTTCCACTTTTTTCCAAGCCCTTCGGTGATATAGTACATAGGCCCGCCCTGTACTTTTCCGTTACTATCTTCTCCCCTGTACATAATGGAGAGCGTACAGGTGAAAAATTTTGTGGCCATTCCTACAATTGCAGTAATCCACATCCAGAAGATGGCACCCGGCCCGCCCACGCCAATAGCAATAGCAACCCCGCTGATATTACCCATACCAATGGTAGCCGCCATCGTGCTTGAGAGTGCCTGGAAATGATTGATATCACCCGGAGCGTTGGGATCATCGTATCGGCCGGTGAGAATTTCAACGCCGTGCTTAAAATTTCGGTACGGCATGAATCGGCTGAATATCAGAAAAAAGATACCTCCGCCAACCAACAATACGAGCATGGGAGTACCCCACGCATAGTTCGCGAAGGTTACGGTAATCTGCTCTAACGTTTCCAGGTGATCAATGAATTTAGTTTAATAACTCAGGGGATTTGGACATCCTTGCGAAATGAATATAGTCAATCGCAGGTGGTTTAATATCACAATTTCTTAGAAAAAGTGAAATTTGTGCCCTGTGATGCTGCCCGTGAATAATCAGGTGATTTGTAATCTCCCAAACAGAATTACTATAACTTGTTCCCCTGGAGTTTTGATATTGAATTTCCGCATCCAGATTAACTTCATGGTCTGCAATAAAATCCATCCATTTCTGGTTCGCCTTTTTGGCTTTACTTTTCAGAATCTCAAGATCATGATCTTCCCAAATGCCCACTTCATTTTCCATTGAACTTTTGATGACCCTGCGAAACCAAATTTTTTGCGCATTGATGATATGCGAGAGCAGAGAAACACACGTTTCCTGCTCTTTAAATGGTGCATGTTCTGTTACTTTATCAACCAATGTATTGGTGCACCATAAATCGAACTGAAACAGGTGCTGCA includes:
- a CDS encoding DinB family protein; the protein is MDERQKMQHLFQFDLWCTNTLVDKVTEHAPFKEQETCVSLLSHIINAQKIWFRRVIKSSMENEVGIWEDHDLEILKSKAKKANQKWMDFIADHEVNLDAEIQYQNSRGTSYSNSVWEITNHLIIHGQHHRAQISLFLRNCDIKPPAIDYIHFARMSKSPELLN